A single genomic interval of Mucilaginibacter boryungensis harbors:
- a CDS encoding Gfo/Idh/MocA family protein, whose product MIKIGIIGMSEGNAHPTSWSAIINGTFNAEEIVALGYPAVANYLQANKATLGLPAAKVTHILTQDKALSAHIARTAGIASICETAEEMISAVDAVLLCRDDPENHREMARPFIDAGIPIFIDKPLCDSLEDLKYFAAEVAKGKFIMSCSSQRYAGEYMAVKQDLVNLGKLELITAVGVKDWTKYGVHMLEGILSLLDDAKPLSVINVGREDAHIVKIDFEGGLQVTVHLMMHISGTFQVSVFGQKGWRMLEIKNSYAQFRDNIIEFIRSVQEGKPRLEFAKTEQIIKTLIAGNDSLKQGGKKIIIN is encoded by the coding sequence ATGATAAAAATAGGTATCATAGGCATGAGTGAGGGGAATGCACACCCCACATCCTGGTCGGCAATTATTAATGGTACATTCAACGCAGAAGAAATAGTTGCTTTAGGATACCCTGCGGTAGCTAATTACTTGCAAGCCAATAAGGCTACACTGGGGCTACCTGCTGCAAAAGTAACCCACATATTAACACAGGATAAAGCGCTTTCAGCGCATATTGCGCGCACGGCAGGTATAGCAAGTATTTGTGAAACTGCTGAAGAGATGATATCCGCGGTTGATGCGGTGCTGCTTTGTCGCGATGACCCGGAGAACCATCGCGAAATGGCCAGGCCGTTTATTGATGCCGGCATCCCCATATTTATTGATAAACCACTGTGCGATTCGCTTGAAGACCTAAAGTATTTTGCGGCCGAGGTTGCTAAGGGGAAATTCATCATGTCGTGTTCATCGCAGCGTTATGCCGGTGAATACATGGCTGTAAAGCAGGACCTGGTTAATTTAGGTAAGCTGGAGCTGATCACCGCCGTTGGGGTAAAAGATTGGACAAAATATGGGGTGCACATGTTGGAAGGGATCTTATCGTTATTGGATGATGCCAAACCGCTAAGCGTGATAAACGTTGGTCGTGAGGACGCCCATATTGTAAAGATTGATTTTGAGGGCGGCTTGCAGGTTACCGTGCACTTGATGATGCATATTTCCGGAACATTCCAGGTATCTGTTTTTGGACAAAAAGGCTGGCGGATGCTGGAGATCAAAAACTCGTACGCGCAATTCCGCGATAATATTATTGAATTTATACGCTCAGTGCAGGAAGGCAAACCCCGCCTTGAATTTGCCAAAACAGAACAAATTATTAAAACACTTATTGCCGGTAATGACAGCTTAAAGCAGGGCGGTAAAAAAATCATCATAAATTAA
- a CDS encoding SDR family oxidoreductase yields MNVKQLFDLTGKVVLVSGGAGNYGKCIAEGLAEAGATVIIASRNLEKLEEVAAGFRGQGLDVHALQVDQGDHASVLELSKAIIEKFGKLDGFVNNSVARPMKSFDAPIEKFAESMQINATGMMDILREMGELIARNADGGSIINISSMMGMFGPDYSNYEGTDMPKSLPPDYFFHNAGLINLTKFLAQQYAGKNIRVNCISPGGLFNNQPERFLENYTKKVPLKRMANNDDIKGLIVLLASKAGEYINGENILMDGGLNA; encoded by the coding sequence ATGAATGTTAAGCAATTATTTGATCTGACCGGTAAAGTGGTCCTGGTATCAGGTGGGGCCGGCAATTATGGCAAATGTATTGCCGAAGGCCTGGCCGAAGCCGGCGCTACGGTAATCATAGCATCGCGCAACCTGGAAAAACTGGAGGAAGTAGCCGCTGGTTTTCGCGGGCAGGGTTTAGATGTGCATGCTTTACAGGTTGACCAGGGCGATCACGCATCGGTACTGGAATTGAGCAAGGCTATTATTGAAAAATTTGGCAAGCTGGATGGATTTGTAAATAATTCGGTAGCGCGGCCTATGAAAAGTTTTGATGCGCCGATTGAAAAATTTGCCGAAAGTATGCAGATAAATGCCACGGGTATGATGGATATTTTGCGCGAAATGGGCGAGTTGATTGCCCGTAATGCAGATGGCGGCAGCATTATCAACATCAGTTCGATGATGGGCATGTTTGGGCCGGATTATTCTAATTACGAAGGTACCGATATGCCTAAAAGCCTGCCACCCGATTATTTCTTTCACAATGCAGGCCTTATCAATTTAACCAAGTTTTTGGCGCAGCAATATGCCGGTAAAAATATCAGGGTTAACTGTATCAGTCCGGGTGGTTTATTTAATAACCAGCCTGAACGTTTTTTAGAAAACTATACCAAAAAAGTACCATTGAAACGTATGGCCAATAACGATGACATTAAAGGCCTGATAGTGCTGCTGGCATCAAAGGCAGGCGAATACATTAACGGCGAAAATATATTAATGGACGGTGGCCTGAACGCCTAA